Genomic segment of Sarcophilus harrisii chromosome 4, mSarHar1.11, whole genome shotgun sequence:
GGCCTCCAGGACACTCCCCGCTTCCCAAGGACGCAGGAACCCCTGCGGGCCGCCCGCCCTACCCCTGCCCAGCTGGGCCCCCCCCCACCTGTCTTGAGCCGGTTGAGCACAGAGCCAGTAGAGCCTCTGCCCTCAGAAGGCACCTGCCCTTGGGCGGCCGGAGGGGGCAAAGTCACGGGGCTGTATGCCGAACTAGTGAAAGAGTTGGAGTTACAGATGGCAGAGCTTCGGAGGCTGCTGGTCTCTAGGGAAGAAGCAGCTCTGCGGCAAGAGAGGAGAATCCGTGAGCTGGAACTGGAAAATCAGCAGCTCAAGGGTCAACTGCGGAGCCTAGAGGAACAGAACGATCTGTTGTCCAGCACCCGCGGTGGCGAGGGGGTCAAAGAGGCCTCTCCCAACAGCAGCCTCAGCGCTGGGAGCCGCAGCCTGGGTAATGGGAGCTGGCCTCCCTGGGACCTGGACGGGGGGCCCTCAGGCTGGGGGGCCCAGGCAGATGTCTGGCCCCTATTCAGTCGCCTGTGGAGATGATTGTGGGCTCCAGCCAGCTTTGCAtaccctttcccctctctctttgaGGAGCCCACTTTTCTGGAGACTCGCCTTTCTCTGAGCTCTGCATTTTCCTCTCGCTCcagggttttctttctttttgctcagGCCCTTGTTCATGACAATACTTTCCAGATTCTGTCCATCCTCCCCAAGGAGCCGTTCATCATGCTACCTTCTCTGGTGTTCCATCACCCATGATCCCTTTGCCATCCTGGCCTGACAGGTGGCTGCCACCCTTCCTCTTCCCTAGAACCTTCTGCTTGGTGCATCTCAGCAGGGGCCTCCCGGGAGCAGGACCAGTACTTCCATGCGTCCTGGACCCCTAACAAAAGGACCATCAGAAAGAGGGGCTTGGAAAAGGGATCCTcattggggaggaggagggggagggagaaagagagaggagggaggttAAGGTTAGACTCCAATAGGTCCTCCTGGCCCCATCCACAGCCATCCCTATGGGTGTGGCCTCTCTCTTCTCAGATGTCAACGAAGGAAACATCCAGTTCCTCAAAGGCCTGGCGTGGCTACTGGAGAGCAACATGGCACTACAGGTGGGTCCCTGATGAGCTAGTAGCTCCTGGGGACCAAGGAAGAGGGATGGAGATCAGGCAGTGGGTGGGTGTCAGGACAGGCTGTTGACAATCATCCAGATGCCCATGGTCCCCAAAGACCACACCCAAACATGCAAAAGTTGGAGCTAAATGTTCGGGTGCATCTCACTTCTGTATGCCGCACTGTCCATTCTGGGTGATATAGCTCACACCTTCACCACAAACCCTAGCTGACTTGACTTGCCCACAGATGGAAGATGTGAAGGGGgcaaggggagagggaagaatccAGTCCTTGGCTGTGGGGCTCCAAGGGGCCAGTTAGAAGCAGAGAAGCCAGGGGCATGTTCCCAGGAGGGTAACCTGCCCCATTTGTCCTGTAACAGGTGAGAGGGTCACCAGTGGCCTGGCACTGGTAGGAACATTGCCAGCGTCTTTGGGGGAGGCTACCAACTATCATTGTAAGGGATATCACAGGAGGCTGAGAAGCTGCCACTTCTCTTGCTTAGAGTtgctccctcttccttctccaggCGAACGGTCTTCCAGCACCGCTTCCCACATCACCACCTGTGGAACCCAAGGGACTTCCCGCTGAGGCCCCACGATCCCCACCAGTCTGTAAGCTGCGAGTAGGACTCCCCAGTGGCTTTCCAGCGTGGTTGAACTCTGAGGATGGGGTGGGCAGCCCTGCTACGCTGAGTGAGGCCACCTGCCTGTGGGAGGAGAATGTGCAGGATACACTGCCCGATGGAACCCCTGTGTGGGCGTCACCTGTAGAGGTGGGTGGGTGCTACACAGAGCTCGGTTCCCCAGTAGTCCCCATGCCCTC
This window contains:
- the LOC100917957 gene encoding uncharacterized protein LOC100917957 isoform X1 — its product is MAEGAGERVALQGHFQPVDPGLGDGEPADAHPTFDLAETSLGGGPLCSPSFQQQQELELQEPPRQVPLECASVQARGILTLGRPAPPLLAPEEEAKNRKRPWSANGPSLGPPFPRGISVPDLPAAFFFPSGGSNSLDIRAGGLQDTPRFPRTQEPLRAARPTPAQLGPPPPVLSRLSTEPVEPLPSEGTCPWAAGGGKVTGLYAELVKELELQMAELRRLLVSREEAALRQERRIRELELENQQLKGQLRSLEEQNDLLSSTRGGEGVKEASPNSSLSAGSRSLAIPMGVASLFSDVNEGNIQFLKGLAWLLESNMALQANGLPAPLPTSPPVEPKGLPAEAPRSPPVCKLRVGLPSGFPAWLNSEDGVGSPATLSEATCLWEENVQDTLPDGTPVWASPVEENGRPKLELIPNSGVYITHHQLDDLSQVSTDKPKLMTRRMLDYFFSRETLARSSATGQRIAHNNTTMEKPIRLPVAVVNAIKEYVTKVCGRGCNFNAVINSKCGTSRRAVKKMIVKME